A stretch of the Aegilops tauschii subsp. strangulata cultivar AL8/78 chromosome 4, Aet v6.0, whole genome shotgun sequence genome encodes the following:
- the LOC141022061 gene encoding uncharacterized protein: protein MEDIASADRISSLPDDLLHLVLLRLGCARDAARASVLSRRWPRVCSGLPKPELDVTLHHIPLDWLEDALRRAAGPGVRLLDIRVALGPQDGTRARFVPPVVPLDGSRPRFIPPVLPQDGSMPPFVAPIGPQDRWRPRYDAGTNFSTKNVVGTSLSAVLRAAAALAPMELRFMVAQTRAPFLVGLPRFLRATSMELHGLDLRLHLQPSQAGAGFPLLERLTLSGCNVDLGLLIPNCPRLQVLTVDDFTVRSTSLQELLVNRMKAVRGRAEACALRQFTALSSFLDGVEYSWSCSYPKVTHGLGLWGLLELGLKTSKRQGEEVLSLYMCAQDSLSFQDQERGFAAEIGKHVVTQFSALNLHLTTKGHAFGAFVLRLLGMHRLKDIHNFNIDVSRSENTPVRKDSPASGRSLPSGQPQMLSGRCPHGPSSSPVVALAGPSPSLAILVAGCSIKWRDGVARSQ, encoded by the exons ATGGAGGACATCGCATCAGCCGATCGCATCAGCTCCCTCCCGGACGATCTGCTCCACCTGGTCCTCCTCCGCCTCGGCTGCGCACGCGACGCCGCGCGCGCCAGCGTCCTCTCCCGCCGCTGGCCCCGCGTCTGCTCCGGCCTCCCCAAGCCCGAGCTCGACGTCACCCTCCACCACATCCCGCTCGACTGGCTCGAGGACGCGctccgccgcgccgccggccccGGGGTGCGCCTCCTCGACATCCGTGTCGCCCTCGGGCCGCAAGACGGCACCAGGGCGCGGTTCGTGCCCCCCGTCGTGCCGCTAGACGGCAGCAGGCCGCGGTTCATCCCACCCGTCTTGCCGCAAGACGGCAGCATGCCGCCGTTCGTCGCACCCATCGGACCACAAGACCGCTGGAGGCCGCGGTACGATGCTGGCACCAATTTCTCAACAAAAAACGTCGTTGGCACCAGCCTCTCCGCGGTGCTTCGCGCCGCCGCGGCGCTCGCGCCAATGGAGCTCCGCTTCATGGTCGCGCAGACGCGGGCCCCTTTTCTTGTAGGGCTGCCCCGCTTCCTCCGCGCCACCTCCATGGAGCTGCACGGGCTGGACCTCCGCTTGCATTTGCAACCCTCACAGGCCGGCGCCGGGTTCCCGTTGCTTGAGAGACTGACCCTCTCCGGCTGCAACGTCGACCTCGGGCTCTTGATCCCCAACTGCCCGCGCCTGCAGGTGCTCACGGTGGACGACTTCACCGTCCGCTCGACGTCGCTGCAAGAGCTCCTCGTGAACCGCATGAAGGCGGTGAGAGGCCGCGCAGAGGCATGCGCGCTTAGGCAATTCACGGCGTTGTCCTCCTTCCTTGACGGCGTCGAGTATAGCTGGTCCTGCTCGTATCCCAAGGTGACTCATGGGCTTGGTCTTTGGGGCCTCTTGGAGCTGGGCTTGAAGACATCAAAGAGACAAGGAGAGGAGGTCTTGTCCCTGTACATGTGTGCCCAA GATTCATTGAGTTTCCAAGACCAAGAACGTGGATTTGCGGCGGAGATAGGTAAACATGTGGTCACCCAATTCTCTGCTTTGAATCTACATCTCACAACAAAGGGGCATGCATTTGGAGCATTTGTCTTGCGTCTCCTTGGCATGCATCGTCTTAAAGATATACATAACTTTAACATTGATGTATCGAGATCCGAG AACACACCCGTACGAAAAGATTCCCCTGCATCTGGTCGCTCTCTTCCGTCTGGCCAGCCGCAGATGCTTTCTGGTCGTTGCCCTCACGGGCCGTCCTCGTCGCCCGTCGTCGCCCTCGCTGGCCCTTCGCCCTCGCTGGCCATCCTTGTTGCCGGTTGCAGCATCAAATGGCGTGACGGCGTCGCTCGCAGCCAATAG
- the LOC109762639 gene encoding trans-cinnamate 4-monooxygenase: protein MDVNLLEKALLGLFAAAMLAIAVAKLTGKRFRLPPGPSSAPIVGNWLQVGDDLNHRNLMGMAKRFGEVFLLRMGVRNLVVVSSPELAKEVLHTQGVEFGSRTRNVVFDIFTGKGQDMVFTVYGDHWRKMRRIMTVPFFTNKVVAQNRVGWEEEARLVVEDLKADPASATGVVIRRRLQLMMYNDMFRIMFDRRFESLADPLFNKLRALNAERSILSQSFDYNYGDFIPILRPFLRGYLNRCTNLKAKRMKVFEEDFVQERKKALEKNGEIRCAMDHILEAERKGEINHDNVLYIVENINVAAIETTLWSIEWGVAELVNHPDIQSKLRQEILAVLGPDAAVTEPDLERLPYLQAVVKETLRLRMAIPLLVPHMNLKDAKLAGYDIPAESKILVNAWFLANDPKRWVRADEFRPERFLEEERAVEANGNDFRFVPFGVGRRSCPGIILALPIIGITLGRLVQNFQLLPPLGQDKIDTTEKPGQFSNQIRNHATVVCKPLKA from the exons ATGGACGTCAACCTCCTGGAGAAGGCCCTCCTGGGCCTCTTCGCGGCGGCGATGCTCGCCATCGCCGTCGCGAAGCTGACAGGCAAGCGCTTCCGGCTCCCCCCCGGCCCCTCCAGCGCACCGATCGTGGGCAACTGGCTCCAGGTGGGTGACGACCTCAACCACCGCAACCTCATGGGCATGGCTAAGCGTTTCGGTGAGGTGTTCCTGCTCCGGATGGGTGTCCGCAACCTGGTTGTCGTCTCCAGTCCCGAGCTCGCCAAGGAGGTCCTCCACACCCAGGGCGTCGAGTTCGGCTCCCGCACCCGTAATGTCGTCTTCGACATCTTCACCGGCAAAGGCCAG GACATGGTGTTCACCGTATATGGCGACCACTGGCGCAAGATGCGCCGGATCATGACGGTGCCCTTCTTCACCAACAAGGTAGTGGCGCAGAACCGTGTGGGGTGGGAGGAGGAGGCCCGGCTGGTAGTGGAGGACCTCAAGGCTGACCCAGCATCGGCGACGGGGGTGGTGATCCGCCGCAGGCTGCAGCTCATGATGTACAATGACATGTTCCGCATCATGTTCGACCGCCGGTTTGAGAGCCTCGCCGACCCGCTTTTCAACAAGCTGAGGGCGCTGAACGCCGAGCGCAGCATTCTCTCCCAGAGCTTCGACTACAACTACGGCGACTTCATCCCCATCCTCCGCCCCTTCCTCCGCGGCTACCTCAACCGCTGCACCAACCTCAAGGCCAAGAGGATGAAAGTCTTCGAGGAAGACTTCGTCCAAGAGCGCAA GAAGGCGTTGGAGAAGAACGGTGAGATCAGATGCGCCATGGACCACATCCTCGAGGCCGAAAGGAAGGGCGAGATCAACCACGACAACGTCCTGTACATCGTTGAGAACATCAACGTCGCAG CCATTGAGACGACCCTGTGGTCGATCGAGTGGGGAGTTGCGGAGCTGGTGAACCACCCGGACATCCAGTCAAAGCTCCGCCAGGAGATCCTCGCCGTGCTAGGCCCCGATGCAGCGGTGACAGAGCCAGACCTAGAGCGTCTCCCCTACCTGCAAGCCGTCGTCAAGGAGACTCTCCGCCTCCGCATGGCCATCCCGCTACTTGTGCCACACATGAACCTCAAGGATGCCAAGCTCGCCGGCTATGATATCCCCGCCGAGTCCAAGATCCTCGTCAACGCATGGTTCCTCGCCAACGACCCCAAGCGGTGGGTGCGCGCCGACGAGTTCCGTCCGGAGCGGTTCCTCGAGGAGGAGAGGGCCGTCGAGGCCAACGGTAACGACTTCCGGTTCGTGCCATTCGGTGTCGGCCGGAGGAGCTGCCCGGGGATCATCCTCGCGCTGCCCATCATCGGCATCACACTCGGCCGCCTGGTGCAGAACTTCCAGCTGCTGCCGCCGCTGGGGCAGGACAAGATCGATACCACGGAGAAGCCCGGACAGTTCAGCAACCAGATCCGCAACCATGCCACCGTCGTCTGCAAGCCGCTCAAGGCTTAG